In Pempheris klunzingeri isolate RE-2024b chromosome 5, fPemKlu1.hap1, whole genome shotgun sequence, the DNA window CTTCTACTTACCTTTTTTCCCTTTACAGTAGACTTCTCCTGTCCATTTCCAGATGTCGGCTATCCACCTGGAGGTACTGTAAATATGTCAATCTGCTGCGTTCATGCTTTGACTAATGCTTTATGTGAAACAATTCTTGCAACAAATAACTGCCATGTTGACTTTTTTCCTCTGTTAACGTAGAAATCTACGATCCCTCGATTCATCCCGCACCTGTTGCCTCCCCCACCTCTTCTAGCCCTGGTGAGGAATTcgcaacacaaacagacaaataaatcaTAAGATCACAAATGGATAAAAAGGATTTAACCCTCCTGTCGTGTTCGTTTCTTCCCCCTTACTTTAGTGTTCCCGATCAAATTTGACCGGTCTGTTTTAACTGCTCTTACTTTAACACAAAAACCATCACCAAAttttatttaacacattttttccacGAATAACTGCTGTGAATATACAAAGAATagacaatgaaaatatttaacatttattgtaaaaaatCGTGCTGGGGGGTTGTGGTTGTGGATGTGTGGGTGTCTTCATCAATCTGATGAATGGACATAATCTAGTGTTTCCCATTAATTTCCTATGGACCAGGAACACCATGGGTGTTGACTAAACCACTCAAAATTCAATGAAAGTGGTGATCAGCACTTTTATATGTGCAAATTCCTAGTGTGGAGGATATCATAAGGCCTTGAGGCAATCAGatgtaaaacacaatatttatgattgattaaagttttatttgacCGGAGGGTTAAGAAACACCTGCTGTCTTTCCCTCAGATATCAAAAGGTCTTTCAGCCGTCCTCATCAGGTCAAAAAACACAGTAAGTAAATACCAACACATCTTTAGctattatttaaatgtattttcccactgtgttttgaaatgtttattctAACCTACTTTCTTTCCCCACAGGCCCAAGAGGGACCCACTTGTGGGAGTTCATCAGGGACATTCTGCTGAACCCAGAACGAAACCCTGGGCTCATCAAGTGGGAGGATCGGACAGAGGGGGTTTTCCGCTTCCTTAAGTCAGAGGCAGTGGCACAGTTATGGGGCAAGAAGAAGAATAACAGCAGCATGACCTACGAGAAACTAAGTCGGGCGATGAGGTACGTTTGTAGCTATCTTGTTTTACCTGAATCTGTCTTACCTGTAGTTACAATGCAAAACCAGTCACAAGTTATCAATCACTAGAGAAATTGCTTCAGATACCCAGTTTGCATCTTCTCTTGTTCAATGTATTCAGTAGGGACTGCGGCTGCTAATTGTTATACCATATAAGTTGttgctttttactttttagcTTCTTCTCTGGGTAACTTTTCCCTCAGAGGGAGTGAAGCTTGTCCGCAGAAATAAAGCTCCTCCACTTTCTATACAGTCATCATCCTACATGTACACAGGGGTGTTCTTTAGTCTGGCAATAGCTTGTAAAATCTGTGATGAGGAGGACATTTCACACTGCATTGTTCCTAATCCAATTTACTTAAGCAGCTTATAATGCACTTGCTACTGAAAAGAACATACCGCACTGCTACAACTAAGGAATTTACTTTGAAACAGCTTCAGTAGCTTATAGGTGACATCATTAAGAGGTAAACAACCAGTTAAGTCGACCcttttaaaacacatatttgcTGATCACCTAGAAGGAGCCTGCTCCATGTTTTCACTTTCCTTCCAAATGAACTGAAATGGCCTTCTCCTCAGAATATCTTCCTGGCTCCTGCAATAGTCACAGCTTTACATTCAAATGAGCTAATCTAATGAGCTTAATTTCATTGTAGTGCAAACCACTGGGAACTCTGAAATATGCCCACAGGTATTGTCACTGTGAACACAAAGCTGATTTCCTTTTAACTGTGGTGCAGCGGGGGGATTTGCAGCGTGATGGCATCACCAAACAGATTGGTACTCTGTGTTATGAATGACAAAAGCAAAAGAATAACAATCAAACTAACTTAGTCTACTTTCTATTTGGATTCATGTGATTAAGAATTTGAAAGCGTACTCTGAAAGAaaagacactgagacactgaggCAACTTGAAACTCTACTGAAGTTATCTTATCCATTTGATGATGACAGGGAATGAATAAAAAGCAGTAATTGATAGTTTCATCCTTATACTTTACTTCCATCACATATTGGATTACGTGGACACACAACGCTGTTAAAGTAATTTGATAAAAGCAGTACCTATAATCCAATGCGcttgctttaaaaaaagataatagtAGATTAATTCAGTTTATTGTACTgaatagggggggggggtggggctACAAAAtatgcatgttgttttattggtAGTTTACATATGATGATGACAAGTGTGAAAGGTTAAGGTCAACAGCTGACCCTTAACCCCAAGTCCAGAGGACATAAACCCTTAAAAGCAGGTCACAAATATATACTTCAAATTTCCTTAAAGGCTAATAAACTGACCAAAACAGCTGGCTATTGTagttttaaacaaacattactAAAAACGGAggaaatactgtatttgttggggactagTTTTGGTGGTGGATTTGGAGTGCTAGTTAGAGTCCATGTTGGTTGCGTAGATGGACAGTTGTCAGTTAGTGGGATCGTTTCACCAGACGAATCATTTAAAAGTGTAGTTCATCTGATTCAGAGCGCGTTTTTTCGATGTCGCGCGAGTCTTTGAATTAATCAGACTACATTACAAAATATATCACACTGAATTTTTAGATGACATTTGCAATTTGACAAGTGTTTTTGGTGATCTATAATGAAGTccttttgaatttaatttactAGTCAGTTCATCTGTCCTCTGTTACAGATATTACTACAAAAGAGAAATCCTAGAACGCGTAGACGGACGCAGGCTGGTTTACAAGTTTGGAAGGAATGCAAGAGGATGGAGGGAGTCAGAGAAGTGACAATTTCATTAATTTATGTTTTCTTTGATGTTGTATgcaaatgtgatgttttattgtagtttttgaTAAGAGTATGTTTGAACTGTTTACACATTGTTGATAATTGTGTGTTTGCCTCATTATTCCTCTTTTGTATTCATCCCTTTGTTGTGACACTGCACTGAGATGTTCTTTACTGTGccttattaaaaagaaaaacttgttTGTTATGCCAGCATGACAGCAGTCAAGCTTCACACTCGTGTGTTTACGTAAGATCTCAGTGAAGGAGAGGATATCAAAAACTGCCAAATGCTAACATAAAACATTGTGagccttgtttttttcttacgTTTTTTTCAGATACTATCTACTATCTACAAGTCCCAAATGAGCACATGTTGATGCAATCAAAACATACATGTTTTGGCACTTATACTGTGAAGTGTCCTTTGGGAAGCATGTCTGAGCACtatagaaaaacacaattaaacgataagaataaaaaaaatttaaaaaatcattccATAAGTACAACAATGCATAAACTAGTGATACATCGACATAATAGTGTGGTTTGCCTTATTTGGTTCATTTCATACTTTGCATTCACTGAACTGTAAAGaaagtgtgtaaatgtttgttgatgtttaatacaaataaaggttgtatttgtttttatttcatggaAGTCATTTTTCAGAATTTGTACAGTTTGGGTGTcgttaaaaatatatatatgtccTAGATGCAAATCAAAAAGAGGTCAAATTCTGGGACTTTAGATTACtatgagacaaagaaaaattaTTCTGATAGATCAGCCGGCATGTTGAGTTCAATCTGCCACCCAAATTACAGCTTTTCTTGCCCAGACATGATCAACATTGTCTGTCCAGAGTGTGCGAATTATTCCCTCTGAATCTGTCCCGAGCTTGACTTTGAAAAGCCATGCACTTAGAGATAGTGAGATAGTGCGGGTCATGTCTGTTTTATCATGACAGTGTGAAATGCCAAACGGTTAAACGTTTGCCAGTGCGTGCCTTAGTTGCCATGCTGCTTCCTGCAGGCAGCAGACGAATGGCCGGGGCCTCGATGGCCaacaagataaaagcagcaTCAATAAAAGGCTCCTTTCTTTGGCCTGTGTTCACAAGCAAATCCATGTCTAATCTTTGCTCTGATTTATCTGCCATTTGTAACCCTTCTTTACATAGCGTTGCTCTGATTGACACAATGTTCTCTCATTATCTTTCCTGATGGCCTCAAAATTTGCCCACTGCGCTGCTGCATCCCTTTCAGTTTCTtggctctcacacacatcagtgtcaCTAACCAACGCCATCATGGTGCGAGCTGAAGGAAATGACACCACATGTCATTATAAAGAAATTAAACGAGAACAATCATCTAGTATCGGACCTGATGCAGTTTCTAAAAGGATTAACAGAGCATTTCTTCCTGGTGGCAGGAAACCGTCTCTGATTAGAGGAGTTTACCATAATTTTGTTGTCCATTGATGACTCgatgaaataaagtaaattgCGCACAAAGAGACGATATAACCAGTGACTGGTCCTGATTGGATTGAGATAATAGCTTCTGATTGCCATATTGTTATGTTACATGAAGCAAATACGCAATGCAATTCAAACTGAAGTGCGTATTCATCATATTCCATTGTTGAGATTCGATGTCGTTACATTATTGACATGGAGCAATCACATTTTGTAGTTTCTCAAGACAAGTAGTTGGCATGACCCTTTAAATTtgaaaagtgtaaaaagaaaatcaaactgtGGTTAATGCTTcgctaaaataaaaagttatgaTTCTAAGTTGTACACGTTTTTAATCCTTAAAGAATGGCAGGAAATATGATGTCTGTTGTGTGTAGCTGGTAAGCAGCCACAAATACATGAGGTAAAGTATTATGAACAGGATTTGTGTATTATTTAAGATTTACCAGTACTGCTTCATTGCACTGTACATGAACTTTGAATCACACAGAGATGAACCAGGAAATGAATGATAGTTCCCATCTGAtgattagtagtagtagtaaaaacATGAAGATCTGAAATGTGGCCTCAATTTcacttttaaataataatgtggATGCTGCTGTGAGCTGTGATATGGAGACATGTTTGATGTAAAGATAACTGAGCAGTTAGGCAAATTGTCTTGACAGATCTAGCGTCTGACATCCCAAAGAGACAGGAGCTTGATTTTCCTACCAGACTACTGTCCTGTGAATGCAAACCCAGGCTTTACATACCCTCAGTGTGGGTGGATCCACCACCACCTGATTCAAATCAGATATCAGCTGCCTTTAATGTGCATTATGCTGTACGTGaggagtagtgtgtgtgttttagattcACTATGACTTCACTGGTTCTTGAGAATCAACTGTGAGTGAGAGAAGAGTGTGTTGTTCTGAGTTATTTGGAAGCGCACCATCGAACCAGCATAACAAGTACTTGCAACACTTGGTTGTAGGACACTAATGCCAGGTGCTAGTGGCACATAAGCAAACATGTACCCAAACCGGTTGAAATAGATCTgggaaggaagaaaaacacacaaatgcagctgCGAAGAGATATTTTATCCAGGTGTCTCACTTTAGTTGTGAGTGGTTCTGTTGCACATCAGCTGTTACGAGAAGTGTACTGCAATGTGAACTGTCTAGGAAGGTGACAACAACATGTAGGTAcatatgaaatattttgtaaaatatttctgCCATCTGTGCCATGTGACACACTAGGCTGCACAGGTGCAACAATGTGCAACAATGGCTGCCTTAGTTTTGCCAAAAAAAACCGACATGCAATATCTGCCGATAGTGCCTTTATCTCTTGTTGTCTGAAaatgattttcacatttgaatgaGCCACACAAGggctattttattatttaaaagagAGCACATCAATTCAATCAGATAGATACTGGGGGAAGAACAGGGAAGTGATGAAAGATAGCCTAAGCATGTGCATACAGACAGCTAGCTGGGATTTGGTGTCTGTGTCCCATGCTTGCTCAGTGGGGCTATTGTGTTGTCTCTGCagatgcacagcagcagcttatCAGACCTCCTTATCATTTTCTCTTCACACTCAAATGGACCTGTGAGGCATTCAGCCCAAAGTGTGAGATAGACAACTGCGTCACTAATGCAGCCTttttttggggagggggggtgtcaCTTCCCAGAAATAACACACCCCTTTATAATCTTATGTAAGAAAAATTAACATATGACCCAGGCTGAAATGCACTGGTGATGACTCTGAAACAGTTAAAAATGTAAGTACTCTGAAGCCACTGTGCCCACATAAACAATTGATGATAAAACTTGATTTACAAGCAGTTTGgcagtttgtgtttcatttttgttgagACAAGGAAGCATTCATTGCAATGCAATGATATCTTGCCATGCCGGTTTGTCATGAAGCCAATTTCCTGCTCAGATTTTTGGACTTTCCATTAATGTTTGTTTCCCCATGTATTTTTGACCATTAGCTCACCCAATCATTTCCTTGTTTGCACACACATGTGGTTCtctaaattaaaatattcagtATAAGTCAAATCAATCCAATTTAGAGAAATGGCATTTATTTGTAATCAGAAATAAGATAATTAGATCCGAGTGGATCagatataaatacacagtatttaacatttacttaacataatataatattttctcttgtgttgatgatttccctttttttttaaagacatgaCATTCATGTATGTATTCATGACATTCATTCAAGACATTCATGTAAAGGCATGAATAAACCTTTGTCCATGCACAAGTACTCATTACTTTTCATTGAAGTGGAATTTTACGTTAATGAAACCAGCACAAACCTTGAGTTTATGCCACAACTTTAATTAGAGTCTAGAAAATGGGGCCTGTCTTATTAATGCtgaaaaaatcaacaaaatgacaTCAGTGCCTTATAGCCTACTGAAACTACAAATAAGAGCTAGAATTATATGTTATAGAGACTTCAATCTCTATATTTTCACTTCAAGTTTTGTTGTCATCTGCATCGTCAGGAGACTAAACAATAAAATCATATAATAGGATATAACTTAAGAGATGTTACTGACATCCAACAATATAAGGAttcaattgttttattgtcatatgtacagataaaaacaatgaaattcttgctttaCCCTTTCACCTTCAATGCAAAAAATAGATCAATATAAATTGATcaataaaaagaacaagaaaggagataaataaacagtagctatatagtatacacacacaatattaaGAAAATATGTTCAAGTAGAAAAATTATACACAACTTCAAGTAATATATAGACTGCAATGCACTCCAAACAAGCTCAATAGAATAttaagcagagagaaaataggCTACAGTGTCTAATAGTAGTCTAAGTGTGAGGATTAGCCCCTTTTCCATAGACAATACAATGAAACTGATTTAATtcacactttttaaacacagaaCTACTTTGTGAAGGATCCTGAAACACTCTCCCGGCAGAGGGCGGTAGATCACTGAGCACTGCGGATTCCGTCCATTTGAACGCAACAGAACAACAGTATAAAGGACGTCGAAGGACCCAAAGGAGTTACTTCATTTGAGCCTGCTCGTTTATCTCTAGTTAAATCAATAATACATGTTCTGTGCAACTCAAATATATGACAAGTCACCGgatgtttgtaaatgttttctggCATCGATAAACTTCACaagattcattttaatttcaaaacgACATCAACCCTTACCCCACCGCGCCGTTTTACCGTCAGGCATATGTGTGGACACGCCTCACCGACGGGAGGACGACAACATGGCGGCCTCCTTGCGTCTGGGTCGTCAAGGGATTTTATTTAGCCTGAGAATAACGAACTTCAATAAATGTTTATGGGCCACACAACCATGGCAGGAGCATGTCAGACACTTCTTCCACTCGCCGTGGTTACTCGGTGAGTGTTGACAGTCTAATATAAGGATAGTTTGCGTCCGTGTCTGTGCAGGCAGCCGCTGACATCTGCTGTCATTATTTTATACCTCTGGCAAATGTAATGTGGCGAAGATGTATAGAAAACAACTGAAACTGCTCACaggcacattttgttttttcactaaTAGAAAGCCTGATAGAAAGCTAGTACACTGCAACCAGTGTCATTTAGCAATGCATGGCTCCTCCTTTATGGCATCTGTCATATGTCCCTCACTTGCAAAGAGTGGACCCACCTCCTTTATGGTTAACacaatttctttatttataaaaatatattgtatgtatatatatatatatatagcagtAAGATATGTAGGCATGTCCAAaactgaaaagcttttttttacaGCAGGTATTTCAAAatcacaggtgttactaatacAATTAATGTGTGTGCGAGCATCTAAGAAACTAATGCAACTAAATAGAAGTCAGCCAATATTCATTCTAGTGTTAACACCAATGGTTTTCCTACTGTGTCTCAAGTAATGTCCTCCGTGAAGACCTATTGAATCCAGTGGTGGGATTACTATAATgtaacatacatacacacatattctaACATAGCCAGTAATGTGTGGAACACAGTTGGGATAGATGATGTTGATGGGGCTCAAGGTGGATTTGTGTACTTACCCCAGGCTGCATTTCACTACTGTATAACAAAGTCTGTGAAGGATGTGGGTAAATGGGCAAAATCATGTTTGGGAAGTAAAAGAcagcttcatttaaaaaaagaaaagaaaaaaaaaaaagagggctgacaaaacaaaatgtttgcgTACCAACTggtacacagagagaaatgatgGTGGAATTGCCATTTAGCAGTTTATTACTTCAGACCAGTCAGGAACAGCTTAGTGCTCAGCAGGTAGCTAGTAATAGACACGGGGAAAGCTTTCCAAGGCAGACATAAGCGGTCGCTGGGAGGAACTAAAGGATAATGTGAGGGGAATGTCGTGAATCAAGAGCTATGTGAATCTTTAAtggttttctttaaaatgtggCATCTCAAAAAGCATATTGGACCGGTAATGTGCTGCTCATGAGTCAAGAGAtcatttttcactgtgttttttctgctccGCAGAAATAAACAGTGGTGTAATCAAtcacattaatgatggctccaTTCCAAACCATGTGGAAGCGAAgtaaatgaaatcaaatcacGTAGGTGCAAGGCTAGCAGTAGACAGTCATATGAAAAAGAGGTAACGCCTGCACACTCACTCCTACTAATTAATACTTGGAATTAATTCTGTTGTTAAGATATAGTCTCGTTGTTTTGAAGCAttacttttttgtctttcttcatgtattttattttattttatgaatgaatgaatgaattgttgTTTTGGAAGATTGACTGGGTGTTGACAATGATTAAACGCACTCATGATCATGTTGTGTTCCAGCCCATTGCAGGGCGTAATGTATAAATATGAGAGTATCGTTTCCGTTTTTAAACATGTTGACCAGATGAAGATCCAGGCAGGATCGAGACGTTGTCTTTAATAAAACCTTTTCTTATATCTTGGAGTGAGCGTGCAAGCGTTACCTCTTTTTCATATCTTTTTTAAGCATGCACAATAGCAGGTGTCTGAAACTGCACACCTGAATGGAATGCAGCCGTCATTCATGTTATTAATCGTAACTGTACGATGTGTCTGCTGGGCAAATTGTCTATTATGTTTAGATGATATACATTTTAGCTGCTGTTTGAGTCAGTATTGGTATTTTGTTCGTGGGAAAAGAGTAAGACTGATGGtcctttatacacacacacacacacacacacacacacacacacacacacaaatgaacagACAAATATAGTCCATGGTATTCTTGATTTTTAGATACTCAAGAAAAACGTTAAGAGTGAAGTTCTAAACACTTGATACTACTATTGGAAAGCCGGTCTTTAGTGTCTTAGAGTGTTGTGCCAGTGCCAATCgtccagcagatggcagcagcaCACAACATGGTCAGAGATCGCTGAGGATCTGCACAAGACAGCAAACCCTGTGTTGCCTCTAAAACACTTAatctgaaacaaaacagaaaaataagtgttgatttttttcttcttgactTTAACTTTGATGCCAAAGCATTTGAGtgaatttattttactttctttgATTTTAAATCATGGGGACAAACTGTTAGGTTgacatgtcagtgttttgtttgattcattcaactttgaaaaaaaatgggAGACTATTGCTTTTGGTGTTATGTCTCTTCCTGTAATTTTATGCAGTTCCTGGGGTGAATATTTAAGAAATCTACACCCAAGTAGCATCTTATCTCAAGGACATGGTTTTATGGGGTCAGTTTGAACTGTGTTGGTCACATCTAGTAAATAAAAAGCTCAAAGATATTGACAAAGCCCTTTCACATTTCCCTTTTCTTCCGCCCTATTCAtttactttttctgtctcttatcTGTTGTGTCTATAtcactttctttttctactCATCATAAATGTCTGCAGTACGTGAACAGTTCAATGAACATAtagaaaacattaaacaaagGGCCGTTCCTTTCTAGTTCTGCCGTGTCTAAGCAATAAGCTTGACTGTTCTTTTATCTACAGCACTGCAGGCTAGTTTTAGTAAAGCAATGATGCCCCAGCAGCTTGGGGTTTGTGGAGACCCAGTGTCCAAAACAGTGCTGTGAGCCAGTTGAACCCTGGCCTTCTGAGTGACTGCAGCTGGTGACAACGGGGGGCTTTAATGGCAGCTCAAAGGCCTGCGTGAGTACAAGTGCCTCTACAGCCTCTGATGCGGTGTCAGCCAGGATCACAATTACATAAGTGACCTGTCAGCCCTCCTCTGTCATAGTGGCGCTGTCTCTTCCTGCAATCGGCTGCCGAGTTGAACGTGTTGCGCCCCCTGCGGCCTTGTTGCTGCCAAGCACTGCTACTGCTACTTCTGGGTGtgttaattgatttattttgacattcAGACAGCCTAGTTGATGTTGAAAGACCCATCTGTAGGAAGGCTGCGAATATGTCTTGTatgaaaattataattttttttcttttcctttaagcCTGATTACTCCTGTCCCCAATGTGAATTAT includes these proteins:
- the ehf gene encoding ETS homologous factor isoform X1 codes for the protein MSVTPSTTLDSQLTTTWGPTNSYPDVSMVMSGYTSRLWARDAQPQFWTKYQVWEWLQQIMDMHQIDASNIPFQNFDMDGHQLCSLSYQDFIRAAGSAGPILFHSITELKWGGQYHMEIGQLDLKPELDFSCPFPDVGYPPGEIYDPSIHPAPVASPTSSSPDIKRSFSRPHQVKKHSPRGTHLWEFIRDILLNPERNPGLIKWEDRTEGVFRFLKSEAVAQLWGKKKNNSSMTYEKLSRAMRYYYKREILERVDGRRLVYKFGRNARGWRESEK
- the ehf gene encoding ETS homologous factor isoform X2: MSVTPSTTLDSQLTTTWGPTNSYPDVSMVMSGYTSRLWARDAQPQFWTKYQVWEWLQQIMDMHQIDASNIPFQNFDMDGHQLCSLSYQDFIRAAGSAGPILFHSITELKWGGQYHMEIGQLDLKPEYFSCPFPDVGYPPGEIYDPSIHPAPVASPTSSSPDIKRSFSRPHQVKKHSPRGTHLWEFIRDILLNPERNPGLIKWEDRTEGVFRFLKSEAVAQLWGKKKNNSSMTYEKLSRAMRYYYKREILERVDGRRLVYKFGRNARGWRESEK